GCGACACGACGCTGATCGGGTGACATCCCGGTCAGGATGACGGCCGTCTCGAGACCGAGGAAACGGTGCACGCGGCCCATCCACTCGGCGTCGCGCTTGGCGAGGTAGTCGTTGACGGTGACCACGTGGACGCCCTTGCCTGACAGTGCGTTCAGGTAGGCCGGCAGCACACAGGTGAGGGTCTTGCCCTCACCCGTCTTCATCTCGGCGATGTTGCCGAAGTGCAGCGCCGCACCGCCCATGATCTGTACGTGGAAGTGCTTCTGGTCCAGGACCCGCCAGGCCGCCTCGCGGGCCACTGCGAACGCTTCGAGGAGAAGATCGTCAAGCGTCTCACCCTTCTCGAGCCGTCCGCGGAACTCCTCGGTCTTGCCGCGCAGTTCCTCATCGCTGAGGGCTTCCATCTCGTCGGAGAGCGCTTCCACGCTCGTCGCGTACGAATCCAGTCGCTTGACCAGACGGCCTTCGCCGAGTCGGAGCAGCTTGTTGAGCAACGGTAATCCTCTTGATAGGCGGTCGAGTTCTCCGTCGGTCCCACCCGCCGTCAGACGGTGGACCGGACAGACCTGGTCCCATGATACGCAGCGGACACCCGAAGGCATGGCACACGTCACCGGAACAGCACTCTGCCGCCCCCACCGATCGGCGGGGGCGGCAGAGTGGGCGCGCGGTTTACGCGAGTCGGATGAGGCCGTAGTCGAAGGCGTGACGACGGTAGACGACTGACGCCTTGTCGGTCTCGGAATCGTGGAACAGGAAGAAATCGTGTCCGACGAGTTCCATCTCGTACAACGCGTCGTCCACACTCATGGGGACGGCCGGGTGGTCCTTGACGCGAACCACCTGTCCCGGCTGGTGACCGTCGAGTCCGTCGTCCCACGGATCGACGCCGTTCACCTTCGTCACCTCGGGCAACGGCGGCAATGCGTCTGCGGTGGCCTCGGCGACCGAGGTGGCGCGACGCTGTCCGTCCTTGCGGACCTGCTTGCGCCGCTTGGAGCGGCGCAGTCGCTTGTGGAGCTTGTCGAAGGCCAGTTCGGTCGCGGCGTAGAAGTTCTCGCCACTGCCCTGCGCGCGGACGATCGGTCCGCGTCCGATGCCTGTGACTTCCACGACCTGACTCTGCTTGGCCTGGCGCCGGTTCGGTTCGTGGAAGAGGACGACGTCGAACCGGTAGATCGAGTCGTCGAAATGTTCGAGGCGGGAGAGTTTGTCGCCGAGGTAACTGCGGAAGTGATCCGGAATCTCCACGTTCCTTCCGTTCCAAGAGACGTCGGCTCGAGGCTCGGCGAGTTCGCCTGCGTCGGTGGAGTTCGCCGGCGGCGTGAACGCGGCCGCCAGTTCTTCTCGACTCTGAGGTTCCGGGCCCTTGGGCTCGCGCTGACCTTTGCGGTGAACAACCGTCATATCGTGTTCCTCCTCAGATAGCTCCCATCGGACCAGCGCCCGAGATGGGATACCAATTCGCTTGGCGCACTGCAGGATTCGCTGTGTGAAACCCGTGCGCGCGGCAGTGTCGCTGTTACGTCAGCGAGTGTTCACCTCCCGGCATCTCACGTTCATCACTGCCACTTCCGAAGGTATCCGCAAACTCCCCGCCCGGCCACGTTTTAGCGGAACGTCGACTCTTATGCATTCGCCAAGACGACAACAGCCGCCACCTCGACTCCCGCACCCCGCAGCACTCTGACCGAGGCAGCGGCCGTCGCTCCGGTCGTGAGGACGTCGTCGACGAGCACGGTGACCGCTCTGGAATCCCGCATGGCCCGCGCCGGTCGGCCCGCCAGGGTCACCGCACCGGCGAGGTTGGACGACCGCGCGCCCGCACTCAGCCCCGCGGAGTCTCGCGTGAAGTGGCCGCTGGCAAGTAGCGGAGCCACGTGTACCCGCTCACCCAACCGACCCGCTGCACTCGCGGCGGTGAGGGTCACCGGGTCACCGCCGCGCCGCCGGGCCGACGCGGCGCGAGTCGGCGCCGGCACCAGCACGAGCGCGCCACTTCCCGGAACCTCACCCCAGTCGGCGAGCACAACCAACGCCGACGCGAGGGCATCACCCAGGATCGGCACGAGATCACGCCGACCGTGTTCTTTGAGCGCCAGGATCGCGGCGCGGAGCGGACCGTCGTACCGGCCGACCGACCAGGCCGGGACGCCGAGCTCAAGACGTGGACGCACCGCCCGCGGCGCGTCGACGAGGGCGGCCGCGCATCGTGGACACCATCCGGTGTCGGGCCTGCCGCAGCCACCGCAGATCAGCGGCACGGCGAGATCGCCGACCGCCGCCGCGATCTGCCTCATCCGGCTCGCAGACCAACCCATCACCGCATCATGACCGACCGGACCTGAAGTGTCAGGCCCACTGTCCACAGGAGGTCAGCCGGCCGGGACCACCGGGACGGTGCCCGCCGGGATCGACGTGCCGACGCTCGTCCAGTACTGGTCCGGTCGCGACGAGTCGGTGCCGAGTTGCAGCACACCTCGCGAGTCCGTGACGAAGACGCTGCGCGACGACGCTGCGATCGCGCTCAGCGGCGGCTTCAGGTTGCCGCCGACGAGACCGGACGACGCGCCGCCCGCGATCGAGATCCGCATCACCGGAGTGTCGTCGCCGCTGCGGATCACGTACAACACACTCGACGTGGCCCAGGTGATGTCCAGGACGGCAGTGTCGATGTCGATGGCCGCAGGCCGGACACCGGTCAACGACGGCACGCCTCGTTCGTTGGTGGACACCACGGCCAGCAGCGGTCTCCCACCGACGACAAGAGCCACGCGCACACCGTCGGGGGCCACGTTCATCGACGTGATCTCCCCCGGCGCGGCGTCCGAGACCGCACTGACATCGATGACACCCGACCTGGCGACACCGCCGGCGTCGCGAGACCATTGGACGGGGCGGCCGTCGACGATCGCATAGCCGGTGGCGCCGCCCGCACCGAACGACGGCGACGTGATCGTCCGGCCCGACGTCACATCTGCGGGCACCGCCCCGTATGGGCCTTCCACCAGAAACTGCCGGTCACCGCGCTGTACAACCGCTGTCGTTCTGCTCAGATCACCGGTGATCGCGGCGAGACGAACGTCGCGCGTGGCGCCGAGCGGCCCCGGGACGGGGACGTACCGCTGGCCCGTCGACCGCACCAGGGCGCCGTTTCGGATGAGATGCAGCACCGGTTGAGTCGTCTGTTCGGCGTCGGGTTCGAAGGACCGGACGTCGGCTGTCCGCCAGCCGCCGTCCTGATCGGCCACCAGAGGCGCACCGTCGGCGTTGATGTTGTACGTGCCGCTGACCCCGGCCGCGTCGAGGGTCCAGACGATCTGTGCGGCGAGGACCGTCCGGTTCCCGGTATCCGTGTCCGTGACGTTGCCGAGGTCGACGGTCACCGACTCCGAGTCGGTGGCGACCGGCGCGGCCAGCGTCGCCCCCTTGTCCGCGCCGGTCCCGACGGCTCCGGTCAGATCGGGCGACGGGCCGCGCATCAACAGCGTCACCAGGTCGCTCGCCTGAGGCGTCGGCCCGAAGGTCCAGCGGGGATCGGTGACGAGCCGCTTCATCGTGCGGTCGGGGAAGTAGAGGTCTGCCCGGCGGTACGCGGTGAGGAACTGGGCGTTGTCGGTGATGACCCCTCGCGGGAGGTCGCCGTCGATCCGCCAACCCGACGCCGTCCTGGACATCGACAGCGGGATCACCATGGTCCCCGACGCCGGCAGGAGCTGACCCGAGGGACTGAGGGTTCCTACTTGATCTGCGGTGATGCGGAGCCTGACGGCGCTCTCCGTGCGTTCGTCGACCACCACGCTGATGTTGTCGACGATCGTCATGTCGCCCTGGTCGTCCCACTTCGCCGAGGCGGCGGCGGTCAGGTACTTTCGCGCGGCCTTGTGCCCTGCGGTCGGATCGGCCATCGCGCGCACGAAATTGCGGGCCAACGTCTCTGGATCGTCCGATCGACGTGGCGCGGGCGCCGCGTTCAGCGGATCCTTGCGGCTGAACGCCTCGATGGGTTGGGGCGCGGAATCGTCGGGGATGGCCACGCAGCCCGTCAGCAGCGTCGTCAAGACGAGCAGCAGCGCGAGGATCCTCCGGTGGCCGGCGGTCATCGCTGCACCTCCGAGGATGGTTTCAGCGGCAGCGGACTGCCGAGCAGTTTGTGCCCACGCACGAGGGGAAGGGTCAGCCGGAAGCACGAGCCGACCCCCGGCTCGCCCCACGCTTCGAGTCTGCCCGCGTGGAGCCTGGCGTCTTCGATGCTGATCGCCAATCCCAGGCCGGTGCCACCGGATCGGCGGACCCGCGACGGATCGGATCGCCAGAACCGGTTGAACACGAGTTTCTCCTCACCGGGCCGCAGACCGATGCCCTGATCGCGGACGGTGACGGCGACCGCGTCGCCGTCGGACCGCATCGTGAGAGTGATCGGCTTATGTTCGCCGTGGTCGATGGCGTTGGCCAGCAGGTTGCGCAGGACTCGTTCCACGCGGCGCGGGTCGATCTCGGCGAACACCGGTTCGGACGGCAGGTTGATGACGAGCTCGGTGCCCGACTCCTTCGCGAGGTGCGTGACGGTGGAGACTGCGCCGTCGATCGGGATCGCCATGTCCATCCGTTCGGCTGCGAGATCGGCCATGCCCGCGTCGTGCCGAGAGATCTCGAGGAGTTCGGTGAGGAGCATCTCGAAACGTTCGAGCTCTTTCGACATCAGCTCGACGGAACGCCGCTGCATCGGTTCGAAGTCGTCCCGGCTTTCGTAGAGGATGTCGGCGGCCATCTGCACGGTGGTCAGCGGTGTGCGCAGCTCGTGGCTGACATCGCTGGTGAACTGCCGCTGCAGCCCGCCGAACTCCTCGAGGTGAGTGATCTGCTTCGACAGGCTCTCGGCCATGTCGTTGAAGCTGACCGCGAGTCGCGCGAACTCGTCATCGCCGTGCACCGGCATGCGTTCGGTGAGACGTCCGTCCGCGAACCGCACGGCGATCCGCGACGCCGCGCGCAGCGGCGCGATGACCTGCCTCGACACCAGCCAGGCGATCGCGGCGAGCAGGCCGAGGAGGACGACTCCACCCGCGAAGAGCGTGCCGCGGACGAGGTTGACGGTGTTCTGCTCGCCGGACAGTGGAAAGACTAGATACAACTCGAGTCCCTGCATCGGAGTCTCGACGGGTGTGCCGACGACCAACGCTGGAACGGTGTCGCCGTTCCGTTCGACGGAGGTGTACTGATACGCGACCTGCCCGCCGCCGACCATCGACTGCAGCCCCTTCGGCACTTCGCGGACCGGGCCGACCGACAGTTCGTCGCTCGCCGCCCCTTTCTTGCTGACGGTGAGCACACTGTCGAATGTGCCGATCCCCGAGGCGCCGGATCCCGACTCGGCATCGCTGTCGGAGAGCAGCGACCGCGCCCTGGCCATAGCGTTCTGCTGGGACGAGTTGGTGTCGCTCGACGACAGGACCCGCTCGACGATGCCACGCGCCCGGTCGACCTCTTCGGTCGCCGCGGCCTGCTTCGCGTCGAGGAGGCGGCCGGTGATCTGGCTGATCAGCAGGAAGCCGAGGATCAACAGCACCACAAACGACAACGCGAGCGTCGACACGACGACCCTCAGTTGGAGCGAACGGGACCAGAGGGAACCGAACGCGCGGCCGATCGAGCCGGCCGCGCGTTGGGTGCTGATAACAAGCCGGTTCAACCGGCGACGACCGCTCATGGCGGGCCGGCCTTGTAGCCGACTCCTCTCACCGTGAGCACGATCTCAGGCTTCTCGGGGTCGATCTCCACCTTCGCGCGGAGACGCTGCACGTGAACGTTCACGAGCCGGGTGTCGGCCGGATGCCGGTAGCCCCACACCTGTTCGAGCAGCACGTCGCGGGTGAACACCTGGCGCGGCTTGCGGGCCAGAGCGACGAGAAGGTCGAACTCGAGCGGTGTCAGAGAGATCAACGTGCCGTCGCGGGTCACCTTGTGCGCAGGGACGTCGATCTCGACGGGGCCGATCGAGAGGAGTTCGGCGGGCTCATCCTCGGTGCGCCGGAGCCGAGCCCTGATGCGAGCGACGAGTTCCTTCGGCTTGAACGGCTTCACCATGTAGTCGTCGGCACCGGACTCGAGGCCGAGGACGACGTCGACGGTGTCCGACTTCGCGGTCAGCATGACGATGGGGACGCCGGAATCGGCACGGAGGACCCGGCAGACGTCGATTCCGTTCATGCCGGGCAGCATGAGGTCGAGCAGGACCAGATCGGGGCGTACTTCGCGCACCGCGGTCAGCGCCTGCGTGCCGTCGCCCACCACAAACGGTTCGAACCCCTCGTTGCGAAGCACGATGGTCAGCATCTCGGCGAGGGCGGCGTCGTCGTCGACGACCAGGACGCGTGGCTTCATGAGGATCAATGGTGTCACCTCCCGCCCCGCCGATGGTGTTCCGACACGCACCGGCCCACCCCGGTAGTCGCCTCCGCCACGGGCCGCCGATCGGGTCGTACACTGTGCCGCGTGGGCATTCTGGTGGCGATCGAAGGCTTGGACGGAGCGGGCAAGCAGACGATTGTCGGGCGCATTCACGCAGCCGCACAGGAGCAGGGCGCGCGAACCACGACCTTCACCTTTCCTCGCTACGGTGAATCGATCACGGCCGATCTCGCGTCTGAGGCCCTGCACGGCGAGCACGGCGACCTCAGGGACAGCGTCTACGCGATGGCGTTGCTGTTCGCCCTCGACCGCGCGGCGGCCGGTGCCGCGTTGAAGGCCTCGTGCCGTGAGCACGACCTCGTCATCTGCGATCGGTACGTCGCGTCGAACGCCGCCTACAGTGCGGCCAGGCTCGGCGAAGAGGTCGAGTCGTCGGCCGTTGTCGGCTGGGTCTCCGACCTCGAGTTCGGTCGATTCCGCGTCCCCGTCCCCGACCATCAGCTGTTGCTCGGCGTCCCTCCCGAGGTCGCGATGGCACGCGCCTCCGGCCGGGCCGCATCCGACGCCGACCGCCCCGTCGACCATTACGAACGCGACGGCGACCTGCAGACCGCCGTGTACCGCGCCTACACCGGTCTCGCTCGGACGAACTGGATGTCGGACTGGTCGCATGCGGCCGACGACGACGCCGTCGCGGCCGTCATGTCGCTGCTCGACTAGGACGTGCCCGAGGCTCCAGACGCAGAACGCCCCGCCCGGAAGCGAGTCCAGGCGGGGCGTTCTGCGCTGACTGTCAGTAGCGGTAGTGCTCCGGCTTGTACGGTCCTTCGACGTCGACGCCGATGTACTCCGCCTGCTCCTTGGTGAGTTTGGTGAGCGTGCCTCCGAGGGCTTCGACGTGGATGCGCGCGACCTTCTCATCGAGGTGCTTGGGGAGGCGGTACACCTCGTTGTCGTACTCGTCGTTCTTGGTCCACAGCTCGATCTGAGCGATGACCTGGTTCGAGAAGCTGTTGCTCATCACGAACGACGGGTGACCGGTGGCGTTGCCGAGGTTCAGGAGGCGACCCTCGGACAGCACGATGATCGACTTGCCGTCGGGGAACACCCACTGGTCCACCTGCGGCTTGATGTTGATACGCGTGAGGCCCTCGGCGGACTCGAGCCCCGCCATGTCGATCTCATTGTCGAAGTGGCCGATGTTGCCCAGGATGGCCTGGTTCTTCATCTGCTTCATGTGGTCGAACGTGATGATGCCGAGGTTGCCGGTCGAAGTGATGACGATGTCGGCGTTCGAGATCGCGTCTTCGACAGTCACGACGTCGAAGCCGTCCATGAGCGCCTGCAGCGCGTTGATCGGATCGACCTCGGTCACCTGGACGCGCGCGCCCTGCCCGGCGAGCGACTCGGCGCAGCCCTTGCCCACGTCGCCGTAGCCGCAGATCAGCACCTTCTTGCCGCCGATGAGGACGTCGGTGCCGCGGTTGATGCCGTCGATCAGCGAGTGCCGGGTGCCGTACTTGTTGTCGAACTTGCTCTTGGTGACCGAGTCGTTGACGTTGATCGCCGGGAAGCTCAGGTCGCCTGCGGCGGCGAACTGGTACAGGCGCAGGACACCGGTGGTGGTCTCCTCGGTGACGCCCTGCACCGACTCCGACACGGCCGTCCACTTGCCTGCGTCCTCGGCGAGCGACTTGCGCAGCAGTTCCAGGAACACCTTGTACTCGGCCGGGTGGCTGTCGTCGATCGGCGGGACGACGCCCGCCTTCTCGAACTCGGCGCCGCGCAGCACCAGCATGGTGGCGTCGCCGCCGTCGTCGAGGATCATGTTGGCCGGCTCGCCGTCCCAGGTGAGCATGCGCTCAGCGGCCCACCAGTACTCCTCGAGGGTCTCGCCCTTCCACGCGAACACCGGGACGCCCTTGGGCTCGTCCGGGGTGCCGTGCGGGCCGACTACGATGGCTGCGGCCGCGTGGTCCTGGGTGGAGAAGATGTTGCACGACGCCCAGCGGACCTCGGCGCCGAGCGCGGTGAGGGTCTCGATGAGGACGGCGGTCTGCACGGTCATGTGCAACGAACCGGAGATCCGGGCGCCCTTGAGCGGTGCGACGTCGGCGTACTCGCGGCGCAGTTCCATCAGGCCGGGCATCTCGTGCTCGGCGAGGCGGATCTCCTTGCGGCCGTACTCGTGGAGCGACAGGTCGGCGACCTTGAACTCGATCCCGTTGATGGTCTCGCTGGTCAAAGCGTCCGAAGGCGCGGTCATCTGATCCCTCTCGATCGTGAAGTCTTTACGTCTCGAACGACGGTACCGGTCGCCCACCTCGGGCGACCGGTACGGTCGTTGTTTCTCTCGACGAGGCTACGTCAGGAGTCGTCGCCTGACGACTTCGTCGGGTCCGGGCTCGGCGAATCCGCGGCGCCGGCTCCCGGAGCGCCAACCGGTGCGTATCCGGGCAGTTCCATCCGTTCGCGCATGCCGAGGACCGAGTGCCGTGCGCCGTAGGCCAGGTAGACGACCACGCCGATCACCATCCAGATCAGGAACCGGATCCAGGTGAAGGCACTCAGGTTGATCATCAGCCAGGCGCAGGCGAGGACCGCGAGGATGGGGACCACCGGGACGAACGGGACACGGAACCCGCGCTTGAGGTCCGGACGAGTGCGTCGCAGGACGACCACACCGACGCAGACCAGCACGAAGGCGAAGAGGGTGCCGATGTTGACCATCTCTTCGAGTTCGCCGATCGGCAGGAAGCCCGCGAGGAACGCCGAGACGCCTCCGACGATGAGGGTGATGCGGACCGGGGTGCCGCGACTGCCGGTCTTGGCGAGGCCACGCGGGAACAGTCCGTCGCGTGCCATCGCGAACCCGACGCGCGTCTGCCCCAGGAGCATGACCATCACAACGGTCGTGAGGCCGGAGAGCGCGCCGATGACGATCAGCCACTGCGCCCAGGTGATGCCGTGCTCGCCGAATGCCGTGGCGAGCGTGGCGTTCTCACCCGCCAGCTTGGTGTACTTGACCATGCCGGTGAGGACGAGTGTGACGCCGACGTAGAGGACGGTGACGATCGCGAGCGATCCGAGGATGCCTCGAGGCAGCGAACGCTGCGGGTCCTTGGTCTCCTCCGCCGTGGTGGCGACGACGTCGAAGCCGATGAACGCGAAGAACACGAGCGACGCCGCAGCGAGCAGGCCGTACCAGCCGAAGTTGGAGCCTTCGCCGCCGGTCATCATGGAGAACAACGTCTGGTGGAGGCCGGATGCGCCGCCCTCGCCCTTGGGCTCTGACGGCGGAATGTACGGGGAGTAGTTGTCCTTGGAGATGTAGAACGAGCCGACGATGATCACCAGCAGCACCACGGACACCTTGATCGCGGTGAAGATGAGCGACACCACAGACGAGATCTTGGTGCCGAGCACCAGCAGCGTGGTCAGGGCCGCGATCAGCACCACCGCACCCCAGTCGAAGCTCTCGAACGCGCCGGTGCCGTCACCGTTGCCGAACTTCAGGACGGTGAACGAATACGTCATGGGGTCGCGGTCCGCGATCAGACAGAGGAATTCGTTCAGATAATGAGACCAGCCCTTCGCGACGACGGACGCCGCCAGCGCGAACTCGAGGATCAGGTCCCAGCCGATGATCCAGGCGATGAACTCGCCGAACGTGGCATAGGAGAAGGTGTACGCCGAACCTGCCACCGGAACTGTCGACGCGAACTCGGCATAACAAAGGGCGGCGAGGGCACACGCGATAGCGGCGAGGACAAACGCCAACGAGACGGCGGGTCCCGCGACGTTGCCCGCAGTGCGAGCGGTCAGCGTGAAGATGCCGGCGCCGACGACGACGGCGACGCCGAACACGGTGAGGTCCCAGGACGTCAGATCTTTCTTGAGCTTTGTGTCGGGCTCGTCGGTGTCGGCCATCGATTGCTCGACCGACTTCACCCGGAACATCGGGTTGCTCACTGTGTTTTCCTCGTTTCACTGGTACGGAAAGCTGTTGCAGACCGGACGTGAGACGGGGCCGTCGAATCGACGGCGATGGTGCGTCGTCGTTCGGCAGTCGACGTCGATTTCGCCATGACTGTGACCCCTCTCATACTTCTCGGTGATGGAGAACCTATCGCATCGACCCGCCACGGCAGGCCACATCGCGAACTCTGATGTCTGACAACAGTATTCGAGCGCAGACGCGGCGCAAGAGAAACCCTTCGGAATTAAACGGACCACGGTCCGGTTACCATGGTCGAGACCGGCGCGACAGGCGGCGGAACGTGAGAGAGCGAGAAGTCCCATGCAGTTCGGCATCTTCAGCGTCGGCGACGTGACCGCCGACCCCACAACCGGCGTCACGGTCAGCGAGCACGAGCGCATCAAGGCGATGACGGCGATCGCGCTGAAGGCCGAAGAGGTGGGCCTCGACGTGTTCGCGACCGGTGAGCACCACAACCCGCCGTTCGTCCCGAGTTCCCCGACGACGATGCTCGGCTGGATCGCCGCACGCACCGAGCGCCTCCAGCTCTCTACCGCGACGACCCTGATCACCACGAACGACCCGGTGAAGATCGCCGAGGACTTCGCGATGCTGCAGCATTTGGCCGACGGCCGCGTCGATCTGACGCTGGGCCGCGGCAACACCGGCCCCGTGTACCCGTGGTTCGGCAAAGACATCCGCAAGGGCATCCCGCTCGCCATCGAGAACTACCACCTGCTCCGTCGCCTGTGGCGCGAGAAGGTCGTCGACTGGGAGGGTGAATTCCGCACTCCCCTGCAGGGCTACACGTCGACGCCCGCTCCATTGGACGGCACCCCGCCGTTCGTCTGGCACGGGTCGATCCGCTCACCGGAGATCGCCGAGCAGGCCGCGTTCTACGGTGACGGGTTCTTCCACAACAACATCTTCTGGAACAAGGAGCACACCGAGCAGATGGTGAATCTGTACCGGCAGCGATTCGAGCACTACGGCCACGGATCGGCAGACCAGGCGATCGTCGGACTCGGCGGCCAGGTGTTCATGGCGGAGACCGAAGCCGAGGCCAAGCGACGGTTCCGCCCATACTTCGACAACGCTCCGGTCTACGGGCACGGCCCCTCGATGGAGGACTTCACGGATATGACGCCGTTGACCGTCGGCACTCCGGAGATGGTGATCGAGAAGACACTGAGTTTCGCCGACTACGCGGGTGACTACCAGCGACAGCTGTTCCTGCTCGATCATGCGGGTCTGCCGCTGGAGCAGGTCCTCGAGCAGATCGAGATGCTCGGGCGAGAGGTGGTCCCGACGCTGCGGGCCGAGTTCGAGAGTCGTCGTCCGGCCCATGTGCCGTCCGATCCGCCGAGCCACGCCGCGCTCGTCGAGGCAGGCCCGGACAGCCCGTTCCACAAGGTGATCCCGTCGCAGAACCTCACCGCGGGAGCACAGGCATGAGTCGGCGGGTTGTCGTCGTCAACGCGGGTGTGTCCGCTGCGTCGTCGACGCGTCTGCTCGCCGAGCAGCTGGCAGGTGCGGTGACGGCCGCGGTGTCCGCACGCGGCGAGAACGTTGAGATCGACTACATCGACGTCGCGTCCCTCGCGGGCGATCTGGCGACCGCCGTCACCTCCGGCGTGATGACGCCCAAGGTGCGCGCGGCGCAAGACCTCATCGCCGAGGCCGACGGCCTCATCGTGGCGACCCCCGTGTTCGCGGCGTCGTACAGCGGCATCTTCAAGATGTTCTTCGACGTCCTTGATCCGGACGCCCTGACCGGCGTCCCGGTGTTGGCCGCAGCGACCGCGGGCACCGCGAGGCACTCACTCGTGATCGATCACGCCATCCGCCCGCTGCTCGCGTACCTGCGTGCCGACGTCCTGCCGACCGGCACTTTCGCCGCAACGGGAGATTTCGGGTCACCGGAGTTGGGCGGCCGGATCAGCCGCGCAGGAGCCGAACTCGCCGCGCGACTGGTCGCAAGCGGCTCCGTGGCAGGCTTCGGCGGGCCGACGGATGTCGGCGCTGCGCCGCGGCGCAGTGGAAGCACAACCGACCTCGGACCAGTCACCGACTTCGCGACGCTCCTGCAGGGCCACACCGGCGACTGACCCCGTATCGCGATCGCCGATCATCCCCGACACGCTGCGGTGCACGTACCCCTCGTCCGCACACCGCAGCGTCTCGGTCATGCGCTGAACGAACGACCTACGCGGACGTCGGTGTCACGCATGTGCGACGCCGCCTTCGACACTCCGACGCCGAGCCCGTCGAGCTGCGCCCTGGCGTCGGCGAACAGCCGGTCCCACTGGACCTGGGCCTGCTGGTACGACGCGGCTCCGCCTGAGTCCCAGTGGCTCGCCAACGCGGTCACCTGCCGCTTGAGCTGCCCCGACAGCTCTTCAAGACGCTGAAACTGCCCACGCAGATCCCCCGACAGCGTGTCCAGTCCGGCGAAGTCGTAGCGGATCACTCCCCCTGTGCTCATTCTTCTTCCTCCCCTTGTCGTGTTGGCTGTTGTCAGATGCTGATCGTGGAGCCGGTCGACCCGCCGACGAAGGCGGCCGCGGACGCGTCCTGATCGTCGTACCCGCGGAAGCCGCTCGTCAGTTTGGTCTCGATCTCGTCGAGCGCCTGCTGCAGTCTGGTTGCGGTCCCGTGCCAATCGGTGTGCGAGCCTTCGAAAGAGGTCGACGCTCGCCCGCTCCAGGTGCTTACGCCGTTACCCGCCGACGACTGAATCCGG
This genomic window from Gordonia sp. PDNC005 contains:
- the raiA gene encoding ribosome-associated translation inhibitor RaiA, whose product is MTVVHRKGQREPKGPEPQSREELAAAFTPPANSTDAGELAEPRADVSWNGRNVEIPDHFRSYLGDKLSRLEHFDDSIYRFDVVLFHEPNRRQAKQSQVVEVTGIGRGPIVRAQGSGENFYAATELAFDKLHKRLRRSKRRKQVRKDGQRRATSVAEATADALPPLPEVTKVNGVDPWDDGLDGHQPGQVVRVKDHPAVPMSVDDALYEMELVGHDFFLFHDSETDKASVVYRRHAFDYGLIRLA
- a CDS encoding ComF family protein, which codes for MGWSASRMRQIAAAVGDLAVPLICGGCGRPDTGWCPRCAAALVDAPRAVRPRLELGVPAWSVGRYDGPLRAAILALKEHGRRDLVPILGDALASALVVLADWGEVPGSGALVLVPAPTRAASARRRGGDPVTLTAASAAGRLGERVHVAPLLASGHFTRDSAGLSAGARSSNLAGAVTLAGRPARAMRDSRAVTVLVDDVLTTGATAAASVRVLRGAGVEVAAVVVLANA
- a CDS encoding LpqB family beta-propeller domain-containing protein, with translation MTAGHRRILALLLVLTTLLTGCVAIPDDSAPQPIEAFSRKDPLNAAPAPRRSDDPETLARNFVRAMADPTAGHKAARKYLTAAASAKWDDQGDMTIVDNISVVVDERTESAVRLRITADQVGTLSPSGQLLPASGTMVIPLSMSRTASGWRIDGDLPRGVITDNAQFLTAYRRADLYFPDRTMKRLVTDPRWTFGPTPQASDLVTLLMRGPSPDLTGAVGTGADKGATLAAPVATDSESVTVDLGNVTDTDTGNRTVLAAQIVWTLDAAGVSGTYNINADGAPLVADQDGGWRTADVRSFEPDAEQTTQPVLHLIRNGALVRSTGQRYVPVPGPLGATRDVRLAAITGDLSRTTAVVQRGDRQFLVEGPYGAVPADVTSGRTITSPSFGAGGATGYAIVDGRPVQWSRDAGGVARSGVIDVSAVSDAAPGEITSMNVAPDGVRVALVVGGRPLLAVVSTNERGVPSLTGVRPAAIDIDTAVLDITWATSSVLYVIRSGDDTPVMRISIAGGASSGLVGGNLKPPLSAIAASSRSVFVTDSRGVLQLGTDSSRPDQYWTSVGTSIPAGTVPVVPAG
- the mtrB gene encoding MtrAB system histidine kinase MtrB translates to MSGRRRLNRLVISTQRAAGSIGRAFGSLWSRSLQLRVVVSTLALSFVVLLILGFLLISQITGRLLDAKQAAATEEVDRARGIVERVLSSSDTNSSQQNAMARARSLLSDSDAESGSGASGIGTFDSVLTVSKKGAASDELSVGPVREVPKGLQSMVGGGQVAYQYTSVERNGDTVPALVVGTPVETPMQGLELYLVFPLSGEQNTVNLVRGTLFAGGVVLLGLLAAIAWLVSRQVIAPLRAASRIAVRFADGRLTERMPVHGDDEFARLAVSFNDMAESLSKQITHLEEFGGLQRQFTSDVSHELRTPLTTVQMAADILYESRDDFEPMQRRSVELMSKELERFEMLLTELLEISRHDAGMADLAAERMDMAIPIDGAVSTVTHLAKESGTELVINLPSEPVFAEIDPRRVERVLRNLLANAIDHGEHKPITLTMRSDGDAVAVTVRDQGIGLRPGEEKLVFNRFWRSDPSRVRRSGGTGLGLAISIEDARLHAGRLEAWGEPGVGSCFRLTLPLVRGHKLLGSPLPLKPSSEVQR
- the mtrA gene encoding MtrAB system response regulator MtrA, whose amino-acid sequence is MILMKPRVLVVDDDAALAEMLTIVLRNEGFEPFVVGDGTQALTAVREVRPDLVLLDLMLPGMNGIDVCRVLRADSGVPIVMLTAKSDTVDVVLGLESGADDYMVKPFKPKELVARIRARLRRTEDEPAELLSIGPVEIDVPAHKVTRDGTLISLTPLEFDLLVALARKPRQVFTRDVLLEQVWGYRHPADTRLVNVHVQRLRAKVEIDPEKPEIVLTVRGVGYKAGPP
- a CDS encoding dTMP kinase, whose product is MGILVAIEGLDGAGKQTIVGRIHAAAQEQGARTTTFTFPRYGESITADLASEALHGEHGDLRDSVYAMALLFALDRAAAGAALKASCREHDLVICDRYVASNAAYSAARLGEEVESSAVVGWVSDLEFGRFRVPVPDHQLLLGVPPEVAMARASGRAASDADRPVDHYERDGDLQTAVYRAYTGLARTNWMSDWSHAADDDAVAAVMSLLD
- the ahcY gene encoding adenosylhomocysteinase, with protein sequence MTAPSDALTSETINGIEFKVADLSLHEYGRKEIRLAEHEMPGLMELRREYADVAPLKGARISGSLHMTVQTAVLIETLTALGAEVRWASCNIFSTQDHAAAAIVVGPHGTPDEPKGVPVFAWKGETLEEYWWAAERMLTWDGEPANMILDDGGDATMLVLRGAEFEKAGVVPPIDDSHPAEYKVFLELLRKSLAEDAGKWTAVSESVQGVTEETTTGVLRLYQFAAAGDLSFPAINVNDSVTKSKFDNKYGTRHSLIDGINRGTDVLIGGKKVLICGYGDVGKGCAESLAGQGARVQVTEVDPINALQALMDGFDVVTVEDAISNADIVITSTGNLGIITFDHMKQMKNQAILGNIGHFDNEIDMAGLESAEGLTRINIKPQVDQWVFPDGKSIIVLSEGRLLNLGNATGHPSFVMSNSFSNQVIAQIELWTKNDEYDNEVYRLPKHLDEKVARIHVEALGGTLTKLTKEQAEYIGVDVEGPYKPEHYRY